The window CATGCTGGCAAATTTCATCATCGGGTTCCTCCACCTTTGTTCTTCCAATTATCACTACAAAATGGCCCGGTTATACCTTGGGTCTATTGATATTTTATTTGCCTAATGGCCTTCCATGATGTCGTTCGTCCTCGATACTTAGTTTTTTGTTCCCAATAACAGCCTCCATTCACTCTAAATAAAATAGGATCAACAGCAAAAAAACCATGGGCTGCTTCGTTCCATGGTTTACTTTACTTGCTCAAGATAAGCGTAAAGGACGGCATACACATTCCATGGGTAATATGGATAATCCTGCAAAAAAGTGGAAGAATAATGGCCAAGGACGTTGATGCAGCTATGATCTCCAACCGGCAATTTACCTTTATATTGATTCTTTTTATAACTTCCACGGCGGATGTTTTTCTTCCTTCCATCTCCGTCCAGTTGGCCGGACGGGATACCTGGCTTGCGGTAATGGTTGCAGCCTTCATCGCCAGTGGCATTGTCTTGATCCAGGCCGAACTGGCGCAAAGGTTTCCGGGCCAGCCCCCTAGTGCTTATGCCGGTAAATTGCTGGGGCCGCTGGGGGGAGCTTTGTTCATTTTCTGCTACCTGTTCTTTCTATTCTATCTTACCGCTGTGGTCATCGGGGAACTGGTACAGATAACCAACTCTATTTTTTTTAGCAATACACCCAATATACTCATTGTCTTATTGCTTACTCTTGCGGCAGGCTACGCAGCACTACTGGGGCTTGAAGTGGTGGCCCGGGTGATTGAGTTTGTCTTTCCCCTGGGCCTCTTGATACGCATACTGATTGTGGCTTTTGCACTGAGCGACCTGGAAATGATCCGGTTTATGCCGGTTCTGGAGCATGGCGTCGGTCCGGTTCTCCAGTCTTCCATGCGCATTACCGCATGGCTGGGCGAAGGGGTCATTTTATTGTTCCTGGCACAATTTATTAAATCCCCGGCAGCCTACAAAAAGTCCATGTTAGCGGCCATTTGGACGGTTGCCTTTTTGCTCCTGCTGAGTTCCTTATCCGTTGGCTTGTTCGGTTCCCAGCAGGCTGCAGATATTACTTTTTCACTTTTTGAAATCATTCGTATTTTAGAGTTTGGCGGGAGTCGTGGTTTTGAGGCCATCCTAATGGTTTTCTGGTATTCGGCGACCTTTTTCAAAGTATCCATTTTAATGATTATCCTGTTTACAACCCTGCAGAAAATCACCCGGGCTGAAGCCACCCGCACTTTACTGTTGCCCCTGATTCTGTTGGTTACCATTCTGCCGCTATTTTTATCTTCGGAAGTGAGCAAAACCCTGCTTATTCTTAAAAATACCTGGCCGGGCCTGGCCCTGACCTTTGAATTGCTGCTTCCGGCCCTATTGCTGATGATTGGCCTTCTGAAAAAAAAGAACAACCGGGGTGGGTCGCAAAATGAAAGCTGAAGCTCAAATTTCCTCTTGGCAGGCAACCGCCTATATCGTGATCCTGATCCTTCCCACCGCCATTTTATTTGTCCCAGCCACTACTGCCGCCTCAGCCGGTCCGGATGCTTGGCTGTCCCTGCTGGCGGCCTTGGTTTTCGGACTTCTGGTAGCAGGAATCGCCTCGGCCCTGGCCTCCCGCTTTCCCCAGGAAACACCGGTGGAATACGCACCCAGGCTGCTGGGCCGATATCTGGGTAAGCTGGTGGGTTTGATCTTCGCCTGTTACTTTTATTACGTGGCCTACTTTGTACAGAGGCAGTTCACGGAACTAATGTCCACTACCTATTTATTCAATACGCCGGTTTTAGTCAATATCGGCTTGTTAACGCTTATTGCCTGTTACGCCCTGTACCTGGGCATGGAACCGCTGGCCCGTACCAATACCGTGATTACCTGTTTTTTTCTGATCAGTATCGTGGTCATATTTTTACTCATCCTAAAACACATTCGGCTGGAAAATTTTACACCGTTATTGGCCACTCCTCCGGGTAAAATCCTCTTTGGAGCGCTCTCTCCAGGCAGTTGGTTCGGGGAGTGTGCGGTCATTTTGATGCTGGCGCCTTTTCTGGCGGATAAAAAAAAGATTGCCCGGATTACCTTCGGGGCTGTCCTTATCGTTTTTTTCAGCATGGTTTTGGTCACCATCGGCGCCGTAGGACTTTTCGGACCCGAGACCACTTCCAGGCTGGTGTTCCCTACTTTCTCCCTGGCCCGCTACACCATGATCGAAACCTTTATGTCCCTGGATCGTGTGGATGTTTTGTTTATGGCCGTCTGGGTAGCCGGTATGGCCTTTAAATTAACCACCTTTTTTTATGCCGGTACCCTGGCCTTTGCCCAGTTATTTGGACTTAAATCCTACCGGCCGTTGATCATTCCCGGAGGAATCCTGTTAACGGTTTTATCTTTGAACTCCTGGACCAATATTGCGGAATTGA is drawn from Desulforamulus ruminis DSM 2154 and contains these coding sequences:
- a CDS encoding GerAB/ArcD/ProY family transporter, whose amino-acid sequence is MAKDVDAAMISNRQFTFILILFITSTADVFLPSISVQLAGRDTWLAVMVAAFIASGIVLIQAELAQRFPGQPPSAYAGKLLGPLGGALFIFCYLFFLFYLTAVVIGELVQITNSIFFSNTPNILIVLLLTLAAGYAALLGLEVVARVIEFVFPLGLLIRILIVAFALSDLEMIRFMPVLEHGVGPVLQSSMRITAWLGEGVILLFLAQFIKSPAAYKKSMLAAIWTVAFLLLLSSLSVGLFGSQQAADITFSLFEIIRILEFGGSRGFEAILMVFWYSATFFKVSILMIILFTTLQKITRAEATRTLLLPLILLVTILPLFLSSEVSKTLLILKNTWPGLALTFELLLPALLLMIGLLKKKNNRGGSQNES
- a CDS encoding GerAB/ArcD/ProY family transporter, which encodes MKAEAQISSWQATAYIVILILPTAILFVPATTAASAGPDAWLSLLAALVFGLLVAGIASALASRFPQETPVEYAPRLLGRYLGKLVGLIFACYFYYVAYFVQRQFTELMSTTYLFNTPVLVNIGLLTLIACYALYLGMEPLARTNTVITCFFLISIVVIFLLILKHIRLENFTPLLATPPGKILFGALSPGSWFGECAVILMLAPFLADKKKIARITFGAVLIVFFSMVLVTIGAVGLFGPETTSRLVFPTFSLARYTMIETFMSLDRVDVLFMAVWVAGMAFKLTTFFYAGTLAFAQLFGLKSYRPLIIPGGILLTVLSLNSWTNIAELMEFSAQVFPPSVSFVNFFLTFLLYLISFKEPSPGGQ